From the genome of Leptodactylus fuscus isolate aLepFus1 chromosome 1, aLepFus1.hap2, whole genome shotgun sequence, one region includes:
- the COX7C gene encoding cytochrome c oxidase subunit 7C, mitochondrial, whose product MFGQAVRRFTTSVVRRGGHYEEGPGKNLPFSVENKWRLLALMTVFFGSGFTFPFIIVRHQLLKK is encoded by the exons ATGTTCGGTCAGGCCGTGCGCAGGTTCACCACCTCTGTCGTCCGTCGTGGCGGCCACTATGAGGAAGGCCCAGGCAAG AACCTTCCCTTTTCTGTTGAGAACAAGTGGAGACTTCTCGCTCTGATGACTGTTTTCTTTGGTAGTGGATTCACCTTCCCCTTTATCATTGTCAGACATCAACTCTTGAAAAAGTAA